A DNA window from Engystomops pustulosus chromosome 6, aEngPut4.maternal, whole genome shotgun sequence contains the following coding sequences:
- the RNF157 gene encoding E3 ubiquitin ligase RNF157 isoform X3, which produces MGALTSRQHAGVEEVDMPSNSVYRYPPKSGSYFASHFIMGGEKFESSHPEGYLFGENSDLNFLGSRPVTFPYAAPSPQEPVKTLRSLINIRKDTLRLVRCTEELKGSGADVSRPKVHYNVEFTFDTDARVAITIYYQATEDFQGGIASYIPKSSNLQSETVHFKKGVSQQFCLPSHTVDPSEWREEELTFDLDHEVYPMVVHAVVEEGEEHLGHCHVLMATFERHADGSFCVKPLKQKQVVDGVSYLLQEIYGIENKYNSHDSKVTEDEVSDNSAECVVCLSDVRDTLILPCRHLCLCNTCADTLRYQASNCPICRLPFQALLQIRAMRKLPGPHSPAGFSPIIAAPSSDSEEHTSAEHVPPGYEVVSLLEALNGPLTPSPSAPPLRALGDSRRAGVLPSYGSDIQLPHLRMHSPLQHLCGSQALKLKKSISRSISQNSSVLQEDEMEKSFSDAEIRTPRKKTPQLAEECGATPESENLTLSSSGAIDQSSCTGTPLSSTITSPEDPLSSSLAQSVMSMASSHSQQSQLSTDTVSSMSGSYTAGVMEEEEGGITPSPPVAPSGSPSEEGELSPEGHFVTVSADEMDAEGNVTEEEFASPEEDDDSCYPGTPSQRRRDPYHVPDTCISLQEMGDRQGRLGAQDV; this is translated from the exons ATGGGTGCACTCACCAGCCGGCAGCACGCAGGAGTAGAAGAGGTGGATATGCCGTCTAATTCAGTCTACAGATACCCACCCAAGTCCG GGAGTTACTTTGCCAGCCATTTTATCATGGGCGGTGAGAAGTTTGAGTCCAGCCACCCTGAAGGTTATCTTTTCGGTGAGAACAGTGACCTGAACTTCCTGGGAAGTCGCCCAGTCACG TTCCCGTATGCTGCCCCTTCACCGCAAGAACCTGTGAAGACTCTGCGCAGCCTGATCAATATACGGAAAGACACCTTACGCCTGGTCCG GTGTACCGAGGAGCTGAAGGGCAGTGGAGCTGATGTCAGCCGGCCCAAGGTACATTATAATGTGGAGTTCACATTCGACACAGATGCAAGAGTGGCCATTACCATCTATTATCAAGCCACAGAGGACTTTCAGGGGGGCATTGCCAG TTACATTCCCAAATCCAGCAACCTGCAGTCTGAGACCGTGCACTTCAAGAAAGGGGTCAGCCAGCAGTTCTGTCTTCCGTCACATACTGTGGACCCCTCCGAGTGGAGAGAAGAAGAG ttgacCTTTGACCTTGATCATGAAGTATATCCTATGGTCGTTCatgcagtggtggaggaaggagaaG AACATCTTGGGCACTGCCATGTGTTAATGGCCACATTTGAAAGG CATGCAGATGGCAGTTTTTGTGTGAAGCCCCTGAAGCAGAAGCAAGTG GTGGATGGGGTCAGTTACCTCTTGCAGGAAATCTATGGTATTGAAAACAAATATAACTCACATGACTCTAAG GTGACAGAAGATGAAGTCAGTGACAATAGCGCGGAGTGTGTGGTTTGTCTGTCTGATGTTCGGGACACACTTATTTTGCCATGTCGGCATCTTTGTCTGTGTAATACTTGTGCGGATACCTTGCGATACCAGGCAAGCAACTGCCCTATCTGCCGCCTGC CTTTCCAAGCACTTCTTCAGATCCGAGCAATGAGGAAGCTTCCAGGTCCTCACTCCCCTGCTGGATTTAGCCCCATCATTGCAGCTCCAAGCTCAGACTCTGAAGAACATACA TCAGCTGAACACGTTCCTCCGGGTTATGAGGTTGTGTCCCTCTTGGAAGCCTTGAATGGACCCCTGACCCCTTCACCGTCCGCTCCCCCATTAAGAGCTCTAGGGGATTCTCGGCGGGCAGGAGTGCTTCCATCATATGGCAGTGACATCCAGCTGCCCCATCTGCGCATGCACTCGCCTCTTCAGCATCTCTGTGGCAGCCAGGCGCTGAAGCTGAAAAAAAGTATCTCCAG GTCAATCTCACAAAACTCCTCGGTGTTACAAGAAGACGAGATGGAAAAATCATTCAGCGATGCCGAGATCCGAACACCACGGAAGAAAACGCCCCAACTAGCCGAG GAATGTGGAGCGACTCCAGAAAGTGAGAACCTGACTCTTTCCTCCTCCGGAGCCATTGACCAATCTTCCTGCACAGGAACGCCACTGTCCTCTACCATCACCTCTCCAGAAG ACCCCTTGAGCAGTAGCCTGGCGCAGTCCGTAATGTCCATGGCCTCGTCCCACAGCCAGCAGTCCCAGCTCAGCACCGACACTGTGTCCTCCATGTCTGGCTCCTACACAGCAGGTGtaatggaggaagaggaaggggggaTCACACCGTCGCCTCCTGTGGCTCCCAGTGGATCCCCCTCTGAGGAGGGAGAG CTGTCACCGGAGGGACACTTTGTGACTGTGTCTGCAGATGAAATGGATGCAGAG GGAAACGTCACAGAAGAGGAATTTGCATCCCCAGAGGAAGATGATG ATTCCTGTTACCCTGGTACTCCAAGCCAGAGAAGACGAGACCCATACCACGTGCCGGACACTTGCATCTCCTTACAGGAGATGGGAGACAGACAAGGTCGGCTGGGTGCTCAGGACGTTTGA
- the RNF157 gene encoding E3 ubiquitin ligase RNF157 isoform X1, which translates to MGALTSRQHAGVEEVDMPSNSVYRYPPKSGSYFASHFIMGGEKFESSHPEGYLFGENSDLNFLGSRPVTFPYAAPSPQEPVKTLRSLINIRKDTLRLVRCTEELKGSGADVSRPKVHYNVEFTFDTDARVAITIYYQATEDFQGGIASYIPKSSNLQSETVHFKKGVSQQFCLPSHTVDPSEWREEELTFDLDHEVYPMVVHAVVEEGEEHLGHCHVLMATFERHADGSFCVKPLKQKQVVDGVSYLLQEIYGIENKYNSHDSKVTEDEVSDNSAECVVCLSDVRDTLILPCRHLCLCNTCADTLRYQASNCPICRLPFQALLQIRAMRKLPGPHSPAGFSPIIAAPSSDSEEHTSAEHVPPGYEVVSLLEALNGPLTPSPSAPPLRALGDSRRAGVLPSYGSDIQLPHLRMHSPLQHLCGSQALKLKKSISRSISQNSSVLQEDEMEKSFSDAEIRTPRKKTPQLAEECGATPESENLTLSSSGAIDQSSCTGTPLSSTITSPEDPLSSSLAQSVMSMASSHSQQSQLSTDTVSSMSGSYTAGVMEEEEGGITPSPPVAPSGSPSEEGELSPEGHFVTVSADEMDAEGNVTEEEFASPEEDDGQRTGRECDNNNAAHVTLRDALDNVRGSEGCLADSCYPGTPSQRRRDPYHVPDTCISLQEMGDRQGRLGAQDV; encoded by the exons ATGGGTGCACTCACCAGCCGGCAGCACGCAGGAGTAGAAGAGGTGGATATGCCGTCTAATTCAGTCTACAGATACCCACCCAAGTCCG GGAGTTACTTTGCCAGCCATTTTATCATGGGCGGTGAGAAGTTTGAGTCCAGCCACCCTGAAGGTTATCTTTTCGGTGAGAACAGTGACCTGAACTTCCTGGGAAGTCGCCCAGTCACG TTCCCGTATGCTGCCCCTTCACCGCAAGAACCTGTGAAGACTCTGCGCAGCCTGATCAATATACGGAAAGACACCTTACGCCTGGTCCG GTGTACCGAGGAGCTGAAGGGCAGTGGAGCTGATGTCAGCCGGCCCAAGGTACATTATAATGTGGAGTTCACATTCGACACAGATGCAAGAGTGGCCATTACCATCTATTATCAAGCCACAGAGGACTTTCAGGGGGGCATTGCCAG TTACATTCCCAAATCCAGCAACCTGCAGTCTGAGACCGTGCACTTCAAGAAAGGGGTCAGCCAGCAGTTCTGTCTTCCGTCACATACTGTGGACCCCTCCGAGTGGAGAGAAGAAGAG ttgacCTTTGACCTTGATCATGAAGTATATCCTATGGTCGTTCatgcagtggtggaggaaggagaaG AACATCTTGGGCACTGCCATGTGTTAATGGCCACATTTGAAAGG CATGCAGATGGCAGTTTTTGTGTGAAGCCCCTGAAGCAGAAGCAAGTG GTGGATGGGGTCAGTTACCTCTTGCAGGAAATCTATGGTATTGAAAACAAATATAACTCACATGACTCTAAG GTGACAGAAGATGAAGTCAGTGACAATAGCGCGGAGTGTGTGGTTTGTCTGTCTGATGTTCGGGACACACTTATTTTGCCATGTCGGCATCTTTGTCTGTGTAATACTTGTGCGGATACCTTGCGATACCAGGCAAGCAACTGCCCTATCTGCCGCCTGC CTTTCCAAGCACTTCTTCAGATCCGAGCAATGAGGAAGCTTCCAGGTCCTCACTCCCCTGCTGGATTTAGCCCCATCATTGCAGCTCCAAGCTCAGACTCTGAAGAACATACA TCAGCTGAACACGTTCCTCCGGGTTATGAGGTTGTGTCCCTCTTGGAAGCCTTGAATGGACCCCTGACCCCTTCACCGTCCGCTCCCCCATTAAGAGCTCTAGGGGATTCTCGGCGGGCAGGAGTGCTTCCATCATATGGCAGTGACATCCAGCTGCCCCATCTGCGCATGCACTCGCCTCTTCAGCATCTCTGTGGCAGCCAGGCGCTGAAGCTGAAAAAAAGTATCTCCAG GTCAATCTCACAAAACTCCTCGGTGTTACAAGAAGACGAGATGGAAAAATCATTCAGCGATGCCGAGATCCGAACACCACGGAAGAAAACGCCCCAACTAGCCGAG GAATGTGGAGCGACTCCAGAAAGTGAGAACCTGACTCTTTCCTCCTCCGGAGCCATTGACCAATCTTCCTGCACAGGAACGCCACTGTCCTCTACCATCACCTCTCCAGAAG ACCCCTTGAGCAGTAGCCTGGCGCAGTCCGTAATGTCCATGGCCTCGTCCCACAGCCAGCAGTCCCAGCTCAGCACCGACACTGTGTCCTCCATGTCTGGCTCCTACACAGCAGGTGtaatggaggaagaggaaggggggaTCACACCGTCGCCTCCTGTGGCTCCCAGTGGATCCCCCTCTGAGGAGGGAGAG CTGTCACCGGAGGGACACTTTGTGACTGTGTCTGCAGATGAAATGGATGCAGAG GGAAACGTCACAGAAGAGGAATTTGCATCCCCAGAGGAAGATGATG GGCAGAGGACTGGCAGAGAGTGTGACAATAACAATGCTGCGCACGTCACACTGCGGGACGCTCTGGACAATGTGCGGGGCTCTGAGGGCTGCCTGGCCG ATTCCTGTTACCCTGGTACTCCAAGCCAGAGAAGACGAGACCCATACCACGTGCCGGACACTTGCATCTCCTTACAGGAGATGGGAGACAGACAAGGTCGGCTGGGTGCTCAGGACGTTTGA
- the RNF157 gene encoding E3 ubiquitin ligase RNF157 isoform X4: MGALTSRQHAGVEEVDMPSNSVYRYPPKSGSYFASHFIMGGEKFESSHPEGYLFGENSDLNFLGSRPVTFPYAAPSPQEPVKTLRSLINIRKDTLRLVRCTEELKGSGADVSRPKVHYNVEFTFDTDARVAITIYYQATEDFQGGIASYIPKSSNLQSETVHFKKGVSQQFCLPSHTVDPSEWREEELTFDLDHEVYPMVVHAVVEEGEEHLGHCHVLMATFERHADGSFCVKPLKQKQVVDGVSYLLQEIYGIENKYNSHDSKVTEDEVSDNSAECVVCLSDVRDTLILPCRHLCLCNTCADTLRYQASNCPICRLPFQALLQIRAMRKLPGPHSPAGFSPIIAAPSSDSEEHTSAEHVPPGYEVVSLLEALNGPLTPSPSAPPLRALGDSRRAGVLPSYGSDIQLPHLRMHSPLQHLCGSQALKLKKSISRSISQNSSVLQEDEMEKSFSDAEIRTPRKKTPQLAEECGATPESENLTLSSSGAIDQSSCTGTPLSSTITSPEDPLSSSLAQSVMSMASSHSQQSQLSTDTVSSMSGSYTAGVMEEEEGGITPSPPVAPSGSPSEEGELSPEGHFVTVSADEMDAEGNVTEEEFASPEEDDVAAPDPQPIPIED; the protein is encoded by the exons ATGGGTGCACTCACCAGCCGGCAGCACGCAGGAGTAGAAGAGGTGGATATGCCGTCTAATTCAGTCTACAGATACCCACCCAAGTCCG GGAGTTACTTTGCCAGCCATTTTATCATGGGCGGTGAGAAGTTTGAGTCCAGCCACCCTGAAGGTTATCTTTTCGGTGAGAACAGTGACCTGAACTTCCTGGGAAGTCGCCCAGTCACG TTCCCGTATGCTGCCCCTTCACCGCAAGAACCTGTGAAGACTCTGCGCAGCCTGATCAATATACGGAAAGACACCTTACGCCTGGTCCG GTGTACCGAGGAGCTGAAGGGCAGTGGAGCTGATGTCAGCCGGCCCAAGGTACATTATAATGTGGAGTTCACATTCGACACAGATGCAAGAGTGGCCATTACCATCTATTATCAAGCCACAGAGGACTTTCAGGGGGGCATTGCCAG TTACATTCCCAAATCCAGCAACCTGCAGTCTGAGACCGTGCACTTCAAGAAAGGGGTCAGCCAGCAGTTCTGTCTTCCGTCACATACTGTGGACCCCTCCGAGTGGAGAGAAGAAGAG ttgacCTTTGACCTTGATCATGAAGTATATCCTATGGTCGTTCatgcagtggtggaggaaggagaaG AACATCTTGGGCACTGCCATGTGTTAATGGCCACATTTGAAAGG CATGCAGATGGCAGTTTTTGTGTGAAGCCCCTGAAGCAGAAGCAAGTG GTGGATGGGGTCAGTTACCTCTTGCAGGAAATCTATGGTATTGAAAACAAATATAACTCACATGACTCTAAG GTGACAGAAGATGAAGTCAGTGACAATAGCGCGGAGTGTGTGGTTTGTCTGTCTGATGTTCGGGACACACTTATTTTGCCATGTCGGCATCTTTGTCTGTGTAATACTTGTGCGGATACCTTGCGATACCAGGCAAGCAACTGCCCTATCTGCCGCCTGC CTTTCCAAGCACTTCTTCAGATCCGAGCAATGAGGAAGCTTCCAGGTCCTCACTCCCCTGCTGGATTTAGCCCCATCATTGCAGCTCCAAGCTCAGACTCTGAAGAACATACA TCAGCTGAACACGTTCCTCCGGGTTATGAGGTTGTGTCCCTCTTGGAAGCCTTGAATGGACCCCTGACCCCTTCACCGTCCGCTCCCCCATTAAGAGCTCTAGGGGATTCTCGGCGGGCAGGAGTGCTTCCATCATATGGCAGTGACATCCAGCTGCCCCATCTGCGCATGCACTCGCCTCTTCAGCATCTCTGTGGCAGCCAGGCGCTGAAGCTGAAAAAAAGTATCTCCAG GTCAATCTCACAAAACTCCTCGGTGTTACAAGAAGACGAGATGGAAAAATCATTCAGCGATGCCGAGATCCGAACACCACGGAAGAAAACGCCCCAACTAGCCGAG GAATGTGGAGCGACTCCAGAAAGTGAGAACCTGACTCTTTCCTCCTCCGGAGCCATTGACCAATCTTCCTGCACAGGAACGCCACTGTCCTCTACCATCACCTCTCCAGAAG ACCCCTTGAGCAGTAGCCTGGCGCAGTCCGTAATGTCCATGGCCTCGTCCCACAGCCAGCAGTCCCAGCTCAGCACCGACACTGTGTCCTCCATGTCTGGCTCCTACACAGCAGGTGtaatggaggaagaggaaggggggaTCACACCGTCGCCTCCTGTGGCTCCCAGTGGATCCCCCTCTGAGGAGGGAGAG CTGTCACCGGAGGGACACTTTGTGACTGTGTCTGCAGATGAAATGGATGCAGAG GGAAACGTCACAGAAGAGGAATTTGCATCCCCAGAGGAAGATGATG TGGCTGCCCCGGACCCCCAACCCATTCCGATCGAAGATTAG
- the RNF157 gene encoding E3 ubiquitin ligase RNF157 isoform X2, with the protein MGALTSRQHAGVEEVDMPSNSVYRYPPKSGSYFASHFIMGGEKFESSHPEGYLFGENSDLNFLGSRPVTFPYAAPSPQEPVKTLRSLINIRKDTLRLVRCTEELKGSGADVSRPKVHYNVEFTFDTDARVAITIYYQATEDFQGGIASYIPKSSNLQSETVHFKKGVSQQFCLPSHTVDPSEWREEELTFDLDHEVYPMVVHAVVEEGEEHLGHCHVLMATFERHADGSFCVKPLKQKQVVDGVSYLLQEIYGIENKYNSHDSKVTEDEVSDNSAECVVCLSDVRDTLILPCRHLCLCNTCADTLRYQASNCPICRLPFQALLQIRAMRKLPGPHSPAGFSPIIAAPSSDSEEHTSAEHVPPGYEVVSLLEALNGPLTPSPSAPPLRALGDSRRAGVLPSYGSDIQLPHLRMHSPLQHLCGSQALKLKKSISRSISQNSSVLQEDEMEKSFSDAEIRTPRKKTPQLAEECGATPESENLTLSSSGAIDQSSCTGTPLSSTITSPEDPLSSSLAQSVMSMASSHSQQSQLSTDTVSSMSGSYTAGVMEEEEGGITPSPPVAPSGSPSEEGELSPEGHFVTVSADEMDAEGNVTEEEFASPEEDDGQRTGRECDNNNAAHVTLRDALDNVRGSEGCLAVAAPDPQPIPIED; encoded by the exons ATGGGTGCACTCACCAGCCGGCAGCACGCAGGAGTAGAAGAGGTGGATATGCCGTCTAATTCAGTCTACAGATACCCACCCAAGTCCG GGAGTTACTTTGCCAGCCATTTTATCATGGGCGGTGAGAAGTTTGAGTCCAGCCACCCTGAAGGTTATCTTTTCGGTGAGAACAGTGACCTGAACTTCCTGGGAAGTCGCCCAGTCACG TTCCCGTATGCTGCCCCTTCACCGCAAGAACCTGTGAAGACTCTGCGCAGCCTGATCAATATACGGAAAGACACCTTACGCCTGGTCCG GTGTACCGAGGAGCTGAAGGGCAGTGGAGCTGATGTCAGCCGGCCCAAGGTACATTATAATGTGGAGTTCACATTCGACACAGATGCAAGAGTGGCCATTACCATCTATTATCAAGCCACAGAGGACTTTCAGGGGGGCATTGCCAG TTACATTCCCAAATCCAGCAACCTGCAGTCTGAGACCGTGCACTTCAAGAAAGGGGTCAGCCAGCAGTTCTGTCTTCCGTCACATACTGTGGACCCCTCCGAGTGGAGAGAAGAAGAG ttgacCTTTGACCTTGATCATGAAGTATATCCTATGGTCGTTCatgcagtggtggaggaaggagaaG AACATCTTGGGCACTGCCATGTGTTAATGGCCACATTTGAAAGG CATGCAGATGGCAGTTTTTGTGTGAAGCCCCTGAAGCAGAAGCAAGTG GTGGATGGGGTCAGTTACCTCTTGCAGGAAATCTATGGTATTGAAAACAAATATAACTCACATGACTCTAAG GTGACAGAAGATGAAGTCAGTGACAATAGCGCGGAGTGTGTGGTTTGTCTGTCTGATGTTCGGGACACACTTATTTTGCCATGTCGGCATCTTTGTCTGTGTAATACTTGTGCGGATACCTTGCGATACCAGGCAAGCAACTGCCCTATCTGCCGCCTGC CTTTCCAAGCACTTCTTCAGATCCGAGCAATGAGGAAGCTTCCAGGTCCTCACTCCCCTGCTGGATTTAGCCCCATCATTGCAGCTCCAAGCTCAGACTCTGAAGAACATACA TCAGCTGAACACGTTCCTCCGGGTTATGAGGTTGTGTCCCTCTTGGAAGCCTTGAATGGACCCCTGACCCCTTCACCGTCCGCTCCCCCATTAAGAGCTCTAGGGGATTCTCGGCGGGCAGGAGTGCTTCCATCATATGGCAGTGACATCCAGCTGCCCCATCTGCGCATGCACTCGCCTCTTCAGCATCTCTGTGGCAGCCAGGCGCTGAAGCTGAAAAAAAGTATCTCCAG GTCAATCTCACAAAACTCCTCGGTGTTACAAGAAGACGAGATGGAAAAATCATTCAGCGATGCCGAGATCCGAACACCACGGAAGAAAACGCCCCAACTAGCCGAG GAATGTGGAGCGACTCCAGAAAGTGAGAACCTGACTCTTTCCTCCTCCGGAGCCATTGACCAATCTTCCTGCACAGGAACGCCACTGTCCTCTACCATCACCTCTCCAGAAG ACCCCTTGAGCAGTAGCCTGGCGCAGTCCGTAATGTCCATGGCCTCGTCCCACAGCCAGCAGTCCCAGCTCAGCACCGACACTGTGTCCTCCATGTCTGGCTCCTACACAGCAGGTGtaatggaggaagaggaaggggggaTCACACCGTCGCCTCCTGTGGCTCCCAGTGGATCCCCCTCTGAGGAGGGAGAG CTGTCACCGGAGGGACACTTTGTGACTGTGTCTGCAGATGAAATGGATGCAGAG GGAAACGTCACAGAAGAGGAATTTGCATCCCCAGAGGAAGATGATG GGCAGAGGACTGGCAGAGAGTGTGACAATAACAATGCTGCGCACGTCACACTGCGGGACGCTCTGGACAATGTGCGGGGCTCTGAGGGCTGCCTGGCCG TGGCTGCCCCGGACCCCCAACCCATTCCGATCGAAGATTAG